In Pelagibius sp. CAU 1746, the following proteins share a genomic window:
- a CDS encoding acyl-CoA dehydrogenase C-terminal domain-containing protein, producing the protein MVSYRAPLDDIRFLLYDLLDYEGQVASLPGCEEAARDLVDAVLEEGAKFCENELLPLNRSGDEEGCAFENGVVRTPQGFKELYEAFCEAGWNGLSLNPDYGGQGLPKTLQFVMTELICSSNISFGMYPGLTHGACNALELHGSDDQKQTFLPNMIHGRWSGTMCLTEPHCGTDLGLIRTRAEPMGADPGGDGKYKITGTKIFISAGEHDMSENIIHLVLAKLPDAPEGSKGISLFIVPKFLVKEDGSLGARNGVACGSIEHKMGIKASSTCVMNFDAAEGYLVGEPHSGMAKMFTMMNVARLDVGIQGLGLAETAYQSAAAYAKERLQGRSLAGPQQPDKPADPIIVHPDVRKNLLTMRALNEGARALALWVAFAVDVAEKHSDEAKRQEADDLVALMTPIIKSFFTDAGFEVTNIGMQVFGGHGYIREHGMEQLVRDARIAQIYEGANGIQALDLVGRKLGQNMGRLLRRFFHPVQAYVENGMTKPELAEFVAPLAKSLSRLQQATLWIGQQGLKDPEEAGAAATDYLNLFAYTALAYLWARMAEASLAKLDDDPSGFHEAKLATARFFFQRLLPKSSGHFAAIMAGKAPLMEMKEAAF; encoded by the coding sequence ATGGTCAGTTACAGAGCCCCGCTCGACGATATCCGCTTCCTGCTCTACGACCTGCTCGACTACGAGGGGCAGGTGGCGAGCTTGCCCGGCTGCGAGGAGGCTGCGCGGGATCTGGTCGACGCGGTTCTGGAGGAAGGCGCCAAGTTCTGTGAGAACGAGCTGCTGCCGCTGAACCGCTCCGGCGACGAGGAGGGCTGTGCCTTCGAGAACGGCGTGGTGCGCACGCCCCAGGGCTTCAAGGAACTCTACGAGGCCTTCTGCGAAGCCGGCTGGAACGGCCTGTCGCTGAACCCGGACTACGGCGGCCAGGGCCTGCCCAAGACCCTGCAGTTCGTCATGACCGAGCTGATCTGCTCTTCCAACATCTCCTTCGGCATGTACCCGGGCCTGACCCACGGCGCCTGCAACGCGCTGGAGCTGCACGGCTCGGACGATCAGAAGCAGACCTTCCTGCCCAACATGATCCACGGCCGCTGGTCCGGCACCATGTGCCTCACCGAGCCGCACTGCGGCACCGACCTGGGCCTCATCCGCACGCGGGCCGAACCGATGGGGGCGGACCCTGGCGGGGACGGCAAGTACAAGATCACCGGCACCAAAATCTTCATCTCCGCCGGCGAGCACGACATGAGCGAGAACATCATCCACCTGGTGCTCGCCAAGCTGCCCGACGCGCCGGAAGGGTCGAAGGGCATCTCGCTGTTCATCGTGCCGAAGTTCCTGGTGAAGGAGGACGGCTCGCTGGGCGCGCGCAACGGCGTGGCCTGCGGCTCCATCGAGCACAAGATGGGCATCAAGGCGTCCTCCACCTGCGTCATGAACTTCGATGCGGCGGAAGGCTACCTGGTGGGGGAGCCGCACAGCGGCATGGCCAAGATGTTCACCATGATGAACGTGGCGCGCCTCGACGTCGGTATCCAGGGTCTGGGCCTGGCCGAGACCGCCTACCAGTCGGCGGCGGCCTATGCGAAGGAAAGGCTCCAGGGCCGCTCCCTGGCCGGGCCGCAGCAGCCGGACAAGCCCGCCGACCCCATCATCGTGCACCCGGACGTACGCAAGAACCTGCTGACCATGCGGGCGCTGAACGAGGGCGCGCGGGCACTGGCGCTCTGGGTCGCCTTCGCCGTCGACGTGGCCGAGAAGCACTCGGACGAGGCCAAACGCCAGGAGGCCGACGATCTGGTCGCCCTGATGACGCCGATCATCAAGTCCTTCTTCACCGACGCCGGCTTCGAGGTCACCAACATCGGCATGCAGGTCTTCGGCGGCCACGGCTATATCCGCGAGCACGGCATGGAACAGCTGGTGCGCGATGCCCGCATCGCCCAGATCTACGAAGGCGCCAACGGCATCCAGGCGCTCGACCTGGTGGGGCGCAAGCTGGGCCAGAACATGGGCCGCCTGCTGCGCCGCTTCTTCCACCCCGTTCAAGCTTATGTCGAGAATGGCATGACGAAGCCGGAGCTGGCCGAGTTCGTCGCGCCGCTGGCCAAGTCCCTGAGCCGCCTGCAGCAGGCGACGCTGTGGATCGGCCAGCAGGGCCTGAAGGACCCGGAGGAGGCCGGCGCGGCGGCCACCGACTACCTGAACCTCTTCGCCTACACCGCGCTGGCCTATCTCTGGGCCCGCATGGCGGAAGCCAGCCTCGCGAAGCTGGACGACGACCCCAGCGGCTTCCACGAAGCCAAGCTCGCCACCGCGCGCTTCTTCTTCCAGCGCCTCCTGCCCAAGAGCTCCGGCCACTTCGCCGCCATCATGGCCGGCAAAGCCCCGCTGATGGAAATGAAGGAAGCGGCGTTTTAG
- a CDS encoding 3-hydroxyacyl-CoA dehydrogenase NAD-binding domain-containing protein, translating to MPIQQAAVIGAGVMGAGIAAHLANAGVPVLLLDIVPEGAENRSALAEGAIAKMLKADPAPFMWKRAARLVTPGNLEDDFDRLAECDWIIEAVLEDPEVKGDLYRRLEAVRKDGSIVSSNTSTLPLKLLTEGMPERFRADFLITHFFNPPRYMPLLELVAGEKTRGQAVAEIAAFGDRVLGKAIVHCHDTPGFVANRIGTFWLQCAVVETLDRGLSIEEADAILGRPLGVPKTGVFALLDLVGLDLMPKVDASMAATLPKDDAYHALRRPFPILEKLIAEGYTGRKGKGGFYRLNREGGGKVKEAVDLATGDYAPAVKVSLGSVSAARKGGPRALVEHADKGGQLAWAVMSQVLSYAASLLPKIADDVPSVDRALRTGYNWKFGPFELLDRIGVDYVAARLKEEGRPVPPLLEKAAAAEGFYRVKDGRQQYLTVGGDYADVERAEGVLLLSDIKLKGERLAGNGSASLWDIGDGVVCLEVHTKMNTMDPEVFKIIAKAVEIVPKDHKALVIYNEGSHFSAGANLGLAMFAANVGAWPMIEDMVAEGQKVYTALKRAPFPVVAAPSGLALGGGCEILLASDAVQAHAESYIGLVEAGVGVVPAWGGCKELLTRYAQDPKRPKGPMPPVAAAFETIGLAKVAKSAYEAKELGFLRGSDRITFNRERLLADAKQKALELGEGYRPPEPADLFLPGPSGKASLAFALRDLYAKGVATEHDMVVASELAQVLTGGPKADFTEAMNEDDVLKMERAAFMRLVRTPGTLARVEHTLETGKPLRN from the coding sequence ATGCCCATTCAACAGGCTGCCGTGATCGGCGCCGGCGTCATGGGCGCCGGCATCGCCGCGCATCTCGCCAACGCCGGGGTGCCGGTGCTGCTGCTCGACATCGTGCCGGAAGGCGCGGAGAACCGCAGCGCACTGGCCGAGGGCGCGATCGCGAAGATGCTGAAGGCCGACCCGGCGCCCTTCATGTGGAAACGCGCCGCCAGGCTGGTGACGCCCGGCAACCTGGAGGACGACTTCGACAGGCTGGCCGAGTGTGACTGGATCATCGAGGCGGTGCTGGAAGACCCGGAGGTGAAGGGCGACCTCTACCGCCGCCTGGAAGCGGTGCGCAAGGACGGCTCCATCGTCTCCTCCAACACCTCGACCCTGCCGCTGAAGCTGCTGACCGAGGGAATGCCGGAACGTTTCCGTGCCGATTTCCTCATCACCCACTTCTTCAATCCGCCGCGCTACATGCCGCTGCTGGAGTTGGTGGCCGGCGAGAAGACTCGGGGCCAGGCGGTCGCGGAGATCGCCGCCTTCGGCGACCGCGTGCTGGGCAAGGCCATTGTCCATTGCCACGACACGCCTGGCTTCGTCGCCAACCGCATCGGCACCTTCTGGCTGCAGTGCGCCGTGGTGGAGACTCTCGACCGCGGACTTTCCATCGAAGAAGCCGACGCCATCCTGGGCCGTCCGCTGGGCGTTCCCAAGACCGGCGTCTTCGCGCTGCTGGACCTGGTGGGCCTGGACCTCATGCCCAAGGTCGACGCCTCCATGGCCGCGACCCTGCCCAAGGACGACGCCTACCACGCCCTGCGCCGGCCCTTCCCGATCCTGGAAAAGCTGATCGCCGAGGGCTACACCGGCCGCAAGGGCAAGGGCGGCTTCTACCGCCTGAACCGCGAGGGCGGCGGCAAGGTGAAGGAAGCCGTCGACCTCGCGACCGGCGACTACGCGCCAGCGGTCAAGGTGTCGCTCGGCTCCGTCTCCGCCGCGCGCAAGGGCGGCCCCCGGGCGCTGGTCGAGCACGCCGACAAGGGCGGGCAGCTCGCCTGGGCGGTGATGTCGCAGGTGCTGAGCTACGCCGCCTCGCTGCTGCCGAAGATCGCCGACGACGTGCCCTCGGTCGACCGCGCCCTGCGCACCGGCTATAACTGGAAATTCGGCCCCTTCGAGCTGCTCGACAGGATCGGCGTGGACTACGTCGCCGCGCGCCTAAAGGAGGAGGGCCGCCCGGTGCCGCCGCTGCTGGAAAAGGCGGCCGCCGCCGAGGGCTTCTACCGGGTGAAGGACGGCCGCCAGCAGTACCTCACCGTCGGCGGCGACTACGCCGACGTCGAGCGCGCCGAAGGCGTGCTGCTGCTCTCCGATATAAAGCTGAAGGGCGAGCGGCTGGCCGGGAACGGCTCGGCCTCCCTCTGGGATATCGGCGACGGCGTCGTCTGCCTGGAAGTCCACACCAAGATGAACACCATGGACCCGGAGGTCTTCAAGATCATCGCCAAGGCGGTGGAGATCGTCCCCAAGGACCATAAGGCCCTGGTCATCTACAACGAGGGCTCGCACTTCTCCGCCGGGGCCAATCTGGGTCTGGCGATGTTCGCCGCCAACGTCGGCGCCTGGCCGATGATCGAGGACATGGTGGCCGAGGGCCAGAAGGTCTACACCGCCCTGAAGCGCGCGCCCTTCCCGGTGGTGGCCGCGCCCTCCGGCCTGGCGCTGGGCGGCGGCTGCGAAATCCTGCTGGCCTCCGACGCCGTGCAGGCCCATGCCGAGAGCTACATCGGCCTGGTCGAGGCCGGCGTCGGCGTGGTGCCGGCCTGGGGCGGCTGCAAGGAGCTGCTGACCCGCTACGCCCAGGATCCCAAGCGCCCCAAGGGACCCATGCCGCCGGTGGCGGCCGCCTTCGAGACCATCGGCCTGGCCAAGGTGGCCAAGTCGGCCTACGAGGCCAAGGAGCTGGGCTTCCTGCGCGGCAGCGACCGCATCACCTTCAACCGCGAGCGCTTGCTGGCTGACGCCAAGCAGAAAGCGCTGGAGTTGGGCGAAGGCTACCGGCCGCCGGAGCCGGCCGATCTGTTCCTGCCGGGACCCTCCGGCAAGGCCTCGCTGGCCTTCGCGCTGCGCGATCTCTACGCCAAGGGCGTGGCCACCGAGCACGACATGGTGGTGGCGAGCGAGTTGGCTCAGGTGCTGACCGGCGGCCCCAAGGCCGATTTCACCGAGGCCATGAATGAAGACGACGTCCTGAAGATGGAACGCGCCGCCTTCATGCGCCTGGTCAGGACCCCGGGCACCCTGGCGCGGGTCGAGCACACCCTCGAAACCGGCAAGCCGCTTCGTAACTAG
- a CDS encoding thiolase family protein — MEKNVVIAGYARSPFTFAHKGEMVKLRPDEMAAQVVRGLIERTGVEPKDIEDLIVGCAFPEGEQGLNVARLIGFLAELPISVAGTTVNRFCGSSMQAIHMAAGNIQMNAGEAFICAGIESMSRVPMAGFNPLLNPGLAERFPAAYISMGETAENVARRHQITRARQEELAVLSHRRAAVARNEGKLSDEIVPVQVNGAAVEADGCIRPDTSLDALAELKPAFATDGSVTAATSSPLTDGASAVLVTSEAYAKAHGLKPLAKVKSIAVAGCDPDVMGMGPVAATNKALARAGLSVGDIDIVELNEAFAAQALACADELGLDLEKTNLDGGAIALGHPLGATGARITGKAAALLQREGKQFALSTQCIGGGQGIATILEAA, encoded by the coding sequence ATGGAAAAGAATGTTGTGATTGCCGGCTATGCCCGCTCACCCTTCACCTTCGCCCACAAGGGCGAGATGGTGAAGCTGCGCCCCGACGAGATGGCGGCGCAGGTGGTGCGCGGCCTCATCGAGAGGACCGGCGTCGAACCCAAGGACATCGAGGACCTCATCGTCGGCTGCGCCTTCCCCGAGGGCGAGCAGGGCCTGAACGTGGCGCGGCTCATCGGCTTCCTGGCCGAGCTGCCGATCTCGGTCGCGGGCACCACGGTGAACCGCTTTTGCGGCTCCTCCATGCAGGCCATCCACATGGCCGCCGGCAATATCCAGATGAACGCCGGCGAGGCCTTCATCTGCGCCGGCATCGAGTCCATGAGCCGCGTGCCCATGGCCGGTTTCAATCCCTTGCTCAATCCCGGCCTCGCCGAGCGCTTTCCCGCCGCCTACATCTCCATGGGCGAGACGGCGGAGAACGTGGCGCGGCGCCACCAGATCACCCGCGCCCGCCAGGAAGAACTGGCCGTGCTCAGCCATCGCAGGGCCGCCGTAGCACGCAACGAAGGCAAACTGAGCGACGAGATCGTGCCGGTGCAGGTGAACGGCGCGGCGGTGGAGGCCGACGGCTGCATCCGCCCCGACACCTCGCTGGACGCGCTGGCCGAGCTGAAGCCCGCCTTCGCCACCGACGGCAGCGTCACCGCGGCGACCTCCTCGCCGCTGACCGACGGCGCTTCGGCGGTGCTGGTGACTTCGGAGGCCTACGCCAAGGCGCACGGCCTGAAGCCGCTGGCCAAGGTGAAATCCATCGCCGTGGCCGGCTGCGATCCGGACGTCATGGGCATGGGCCCGGTGGCCGCCACCAACAAGGCGCTGGCACGCGCCGGTCTTTCGGTGGGCGACATCGACATCGTCGAATTGAACGAGGCCTTCGCCGCCCAGGCCCTGGCCTGCGCCGACGAGCTGGGCCTGGATCTGGAGAAGACCAACCTGGACGGCGGCGCCATCGCGCTGGGCCATCCGCTGGGCGCCACCGGCGCGCGCATCACCGGCAAGGCCGCGGCGCTGCTGCAGCGCGAGGGCAAGCAGTTCGCGCTCTCGACCCAGTGCATCGGCGGCGGCCAGGGCATCGCCACCATCCTGGAGGCCGCCTGA
- a CDS encoding long-chain fatty acid--CoA ligase, protein MTLGPETDLWDAHHPRAAQGAHPWDRSYPAGIAWDEPVLQEPLALALDRAVAAYGERPCLDFLGRPYSYAQVGDLVARAAKGLQDLGVVKGTRVALFLPNTPYYVIAYFAVMKLGGIVVNVNPLYAEEEVHGLLADSGAEFAVTMDLKLLLPKLISALAPGAQKKCALKKIIVGAMGDILRFPTRQLFAIAKRGELARPPAGDDRYLRFSKLIDNDGDFTPAELGIGDVAVLQYTGGTTGLPKGAMLTHGSISANASQLHTWFIGVEPGTQRVLAVLPLFHVFAMTVNMHLGIRLAGEIILMPRFEIKTLLQTIARCRPTFFPGVPTLFNAILHYPKLERYDLSCIEVCISGGAGLPAPVHEGFENLTGGRLFEGYGLSEASPVVTCNPIAGSTKVGSIGLPLPGTEVVIRSLDDRDQEVPLGERGEICLRGPQVMAGYWQRPEESAETLRHGWLHTGDVGYMDEDGYSYLIDRLKEVIVSGGYKVYPRHIEEAIHRHPAVAEVICCAKPDPYRGEVPKAFVRLKEGERLNEQELRDFLADKLSPMEMPREVEFRDELPKTMIGKLSKKELIAEERAKHAGQEQDGQTPAGESPPLEETKGL, encoded by the coding sequence ATGACCCTGGGTCCCGAAACCGACCTTTGGGATGCCCACCACCCGCGGGCCGCGCAGGGCGCGCACCCCTGGGACCGCAGCTACCCGGCGGGCATCGCCTGGGACGAGCCGGTTCTGCAGGAGCCGCTGGCCCTGGCGCTCGACCGCGCCGTGGCGGCCTACGGCGAGCGTCCCTGCCTGGATTTCCTCGGGCGGCCCTATTCCTATGCCCAGGTCGGCGACCTGGTCGCCCGCGCCGCCAAGGGCCTGCAGGACCTGGGCGTCGTCAAGGGCACCCGCGTCGCGCTCTTCCTGCCCAACACCCCTTACTACGTGATCGCCTATTTCGCGGTGATGAAGCTGGGCGGCATCGTGGTCAACGTGAACCCGCTCTACGCCGAAGAGGAGGTCCACGGACTGCTGGCCGATTCCGGCGCCGAGTTCGCCGTCACCATGGACTTGAAGCTGCTGCTGCCCAAGCTGATCTCGGCGCTGGCCCCCGGCGCGCAGAAGAAGTGCGCGCTGAAGAAGATCATCGTCGGCGCCATGGGCGATATCCTGCGCTTTCCCACGCGCCAGCTCTTTGCCATCGCCAAGCGCGGGGAACTGGCCAGGCCGCCCGCCGGCGACGACCGCTACCTGCGTTTTTCGAAGCTGATCGACAACGACGGCGACTTCACGCCCGCCGAGCTCGGCATCGGCGACGTGGCGGTGCTGCAGTACACCGGCGGCACCACCGGTCTGCCCAAGGGCGCCATGCTGACCCACGGCTCGATCTCCGCCAACGCCAGCCAGCTCCACACCTGGTTCATCGGCGTCGAGCCCGGCACGCAAAGGGTGCTGGCGGTGCTGCCGCTGTTCCACGTCTTCGCCATGACGGTGAACATGCACCTTGGCATCCGTTTGGCCGGCGAGATCATCCTGATGCCGCGCTTCGAGATCAAAACCCTGCTGCAGACCATAGCGCGCTGCCGGCCGACATTCTTCCCCGGCGTGCCGACCCTGTTCAACGCCATCCTGCACTACCCGAAGCTGGAGCGTTACGACCTCTCCTGCATCGAGGTCTGCATCTCCGGCGGCGCCGGGCTGCCGGCTCCGGTGCACGAAGGCTTCGAGAACCTGACCGGCGGGCGCCTCTTCGAAGGTTACGGTCTTTCCGAAGCCTCCCCGGTGGTCACCTGCAACCCCATCGCCGGCTCCACCAAGGTCGGCTCCATCGGCCTGCCGCTGCCGGGCACGGAGGTGGTCATCCGTTCCCTCGACGACCGCGACCAGGAAGTGCCGCTGGGCGAGCGTGGAGAGATCTGCCTGCGCGGCCCGCAGGTCATGGCCGGCTACTGGCAGCGCCCGGAAGAATCGGCCGAGACCCTGCGCCACGGCTGGCTGCACACCGGCGACGTCGGCTACATGGACGAGGACGGCTACAGCTACCTGATCGACCGCCTGAAAGAGGTCATCGTCTCCGGCGGCTACAAGGTCTATCCGCGCCACATCGAGGAAGCCATTCACCGCCATCCCGCGGTGGCCGAGGTCATCTGCTGCGCCAAACCCGACCCCTATCGCGGCGAGGTGCCCAAGGCCTTCGTGCGACTGAAAGAGGGTGAGCGCCTGAACGAGCAGGAACTGCGCGATTTCCTTGCGGACAAGCTCTCCCCCATGGAGATGCCGCGCGAGGTGGAGTTCCGCGACGAGCTGCCGAAGACCATGATCGGCAAGCTGTCGAAGAAGGAACTGATTGCCGAAGAGCGTGCCAAGCACGCGGGACAAGAGCAGGATGGTCAGACCCCGGCGGGCGAATCGCCTCCGCTGGAAGAGACGAAAGGTCTTTAG
- a CDS encoding zinc-dependent alcohol dehydrogenase family protein, whose product MVLREKAAGRVEAANLPRPEPGPGQIRVKVAACGVCRTDLHVVDGELPEPKLPIVPGHEIVGTVDALGEGVESFSPGQRVGVPWLGFSCGACGYCTSGRENLCGAARYTGYQIDGGYADYCVADARYSFALPEGYSDSEAAPLLCAGLIGHRAYRMAGDAKRLGVYGFGAAAHIMIQVALWEGREVYGFTRPGDDEAQAFARALGATWAGASGEAPPQELDAAIIFAPVGALVPEALRRTARGGVVVCAGIHMSDIPSFPYRILWEERQIRSVANLTRRDAEDFLALAPKVPVKTHVSDYPLAEANRALDDLRQGRLQGAAVLRP is encoded by the coding sequence ATGGTCCTGCGGGAAAAGGCGGCGGGCCGGGTGGAGGCCGCGAATCTGCCGCGGCCGGAACCGGGCCCGGGCCAGATCCGCGTGAAAGTGGCGGCCTGCGGCGTCTGCCGCACCGACCTGCACGTGGTCGACGGCGAACTGCCGGAGCCCAAGCTGCCCATCGTGCCGGGTCACGAGATCGTCGGGACGGTGGATGCGCTGGGGGAGGGGGTCGAGAGCTTTTCGCCGGGCCAGCGGGTCGGCGTGCCCTGGCTCGGCTTTTCCTGCGGCGCCTGTGGCTACTGCACCTCGGGGCGCGAGAACCTCTGCGGGGCGGCGCGCTACACCGGCTACCAGATCGACGGCGGCTATGCCGACTACTGCGTCGCCGACGCGCGCTACAGCTTCGCCCTGCCCGAGGGCTACAGCGATTCCGAGGCGGCGCCGCTGCTCTGCGCCGGCCTCATCGGTCACCGCGCCTACCGCATGGCCGGCGACGCCAAACGCCTGGGCGTCTACGGCTTCGGCGCGGCGGCCCACATCATGATCCAGGTCGCCCTCTGGGAGGGGCGGGAGGTCTACGGCTTCACCCGGCCCGGCGACGACGAGGCCCAGGCCTTCGCCCGCGCCCTCGGCGCCACCTGGGCCGGGGCCTCCGGCGAGGCGCCGCCGCAAGAGCTGGACGCCGCCATCATCTTCGCCCCTGTCGGCGCCCTGGTGCCGGAGGCGCTGCGGCGCACGGCGCGCGGCGGCGTCGTGGTCTGCGCCGGCATCCACATGAGCGACATCCCGAGCTTTCCCTACCGCATCCTCTGGGAGGAGCGGCAGATCCGCTCGGTCGCCAACCTGACCCGGCGCGACGCCGAAGACTTCCTGGCGCTGGCCCCCAAGGTGCCGGTGAAGACCCATGTCAGTGACTACCCCCTGGCCGAGGCCAACCGGGCCCTCGACGACCTGCGCCAGGGGCGTCTGCAAGGGGCGGCGGTCCTGCGGCCCTGA
- a CDS encoding altronate dehydratase family protein: protein MTTAISAGLTIRLGPDDNVVVSRAEILEGTAIPGEGMPGAGVITANRIPTGHKVATRAIEKGAPVVKYGQIIGFTTRDIAPGEHVHVQNCGMAEFDRDYAFCEGAKPTGMVPEAERATFQGYRRADGRAGTRNYIGILTSVNCSATVARYIAEAFNRTGILDDYPNVDGVCAFVHSTGCGMADSGDGYEALQRTLWGYARHPNLAGVLMVGLGCEVNQIPFLLDAYGLSTGERFQTLTIQETGGTRRTVDEAIERIKAMLPAANAARRETIPASELTLALQCGGSDAYSGITANPALGHAADLLVRNGGTAILSETPEIYGAEHLLTRRAVSREVGEKLIERIRWWEDYTRRNGGEMNNNPSPGNKAGGLTTILEKSLGAAAKGGTTNLVGVYKYAEPVSAKGFVFMDSPGYDPCSVTGQVASGANVVCFTTGRGSVFGFKPSPSIKLATNSAMYARLSEDMDIDCGGIAEGNKTIDQVGREIFDKVLAVASGRPSKSEALGFGDAEFIPWQIGAVM from the coding sequence ATGACGACAGCGATCAGCGCCGGCCTGACCATTCGCCTGGGCCCCGACGACAACGTGGTGGTGAGCCGCGCCGAGATCCTGGAAGGCACCGCCATCCCAGGTGAAGGGATGCCGGGCGCAGGCGTCATCACGGCGAACCGCATCCCGACCGGCCACAAGGTCGCGACCCGCGCCATCGAAAAGGGTGCGCCGGTGGTGAAGTACGGCCAGATCATCGGCTTCACCACCCGCGACATCGCCCCCGGCGAGCACGTCCACGTGCAGAACTGCGGCATGGCCGAGTTCGACCGCGACTATGCCTTCTGCGAGGGCGCGAAGCCGACCGGGATGGTGCCGGAGGCCGAGCGCGCCACCTTCCAAGGCTACCGCCGCGCCGACGGGCGGGCGGGCACGCGCAACTACATCGGCATCCTGACCTCGGTCAACTGCTCGGCCACCGTGGCGCGCTACATTGCCGAGGCCTTCAACAGGACCGGCATCCTGGACGACTACCCCAACGTCGACGGCGTCTGCGCCTTCGTGCATTCCACCGGCTGCGGCATGGCCGACAGCGGCGACGGCTACGAGGCCCTGCAGCGCACCCTCTGGGGCTATGCGCGCCATCCCAACCTGGCCGGGGTGCTGATGGTGGGGCTCGGCTGCGAGGTGAACCAGATCCCCTTCCTGCTCGACGCCTACGGCCTTTCGACCGGCGAGCGCTTCCAGACCCTGACCATCCAGGAGACCGGCGGCACAAGGCGCACGGTGGACGAGGCCATCGAGCGTATCAAGGCCATGCTGCCGGCGGCCAATGCGGCCCGCCGCGAAACGATCCCGGCCAGCGAATTGACCCTGGCCCTGCAGTGCGGCGGCTCGGACGCCTATTCCGGCATCACCGCCAACCCGGCGCTGGGTCACGCCGCCGACCTGCTGGTGCGGAACGGCGGCACCGCGATCCTCAGCGAGACGCCGGAGATCTACGGCGCCGAACACCTGCTGACCCGGCGCGCCGTCAGCCGCGAGGTCGGCGAGAAACTGATCGAGCGTATCCGCTGGTGGGAAGACTACACCCGGCGCAACGGCGGCGAGATGAACAACAACCCCTCGCCCGGAAACAAGGCCGGCGGCCTCACCACTATCCTGGAGAAGTCGCTGGGCGCGGCCGCCAAGGGCGGCACCACCAACCTGGTCGGCGTCTACAAGTACGCCGAGCCGGTGAGCGCCAAGGGCTTCGTCTTCATGGACTCGCCCGGCTACGACCCCTGCTCGGTGACCGGGCAGGTCGCCTCCGGCGCCAACGTGGTCTGCTTCACCACCGGGCGCGGCTCGGTCTTCGGCTTCAAGCCCTCGCCCTCCATCAAGCTGGCCACCAACAGCGCCATGTACGCCCGCCTGTCCGAAGACATGGACATCGACTGCGGCGGCATCGCCGAGGGCAACAAGACCATCGATCAGGTCGGGCGCGAGATCTTCGACAAGGTACTGGCGGTGGCCAGCGGCAGGCCGTCGAAGTCCGAGGCGCTGGGCTTCGGCGACGCCGAGTTCATCCCCTGGCAGATCGGCGCGGTGATGTGA
- a CDS encoding Ldh family oxidoreductase, translating into MSAADEEQQQDREPAARVAAADLDRFVRAVLAAAGADEVSAEATARALVGASLRGVDSHGVRLLPHYAKVVEGGRVKGRPEMRFEKTAAAAGRLDAGHALGTAAGYRAMEEAVKLAEDAGLGAVSVSNSSHFAAAGCYTLAAAEAGYIGLSTCNATSAVLAHSGRAGFHGTNPISFAVPVAGERPYLIDMASSSIPVNRILQYRALDRELPAEVVVDDGGRMTRDPHAAKSLLPLGGSGYGYKGAALAGMVEILSAGLSGMCLSHQMAEMFQPPWSEPRRLGQFFLALKPSAFVAEEVFQAQLRDYLDSLRGQAALPGERVMAAGDREWAVERHRSTEGIPLDAHNWRLFGEEAAARGIAPLSAL; encoded by the coding sequence GTGAGCGCCGCCGACGAAGAGCAGCAGCAGGATCGGGAACCGGCGGCGCGCGTCGCCGCCGCGGACCTGGACCGCTTCGTCCGCGCGGTGCTGGCCGCCGCCGGGGCCGACGAGGTTTCCGCCGAGGCGACCGCCCGCGCCCTGGTCGGGGCCTCGCTGCGCGGCGTCGACAGCCACGGCGTGCGCCTGCTGCCGCACTACGCCAAGGTGGTGGAAGGCGGCCGCGTGAAGGGTCGCCCCGAAATGCGTTTCGAAAAGACCGCGGCGGCGGCCGGGCGGCTGGACGCCGGCCACGCCCTGGGCACCGCCGCCGGCTACCGCGCCATGGAAGAGGCCGTGAAGCTGGCCGAAGACGCGGGCCTCGGCGCTGTCAGCGTTTCCAACTCCTCCCACTTCGCCGCCGCCGGCTGCTACACCCTGGCCGCCGCGGAAGCCGGCTACATCGGGCTTTCCACCTGCAACGCCACCAGCGCCGTGCTGGCGCACAGCGGGCGCGCGGGTTTTCACGGCACCAACCCCATCAGTTTCGCCGTGCCGGTGGCGGGCGAGCGCCCCTACCTCATCGATATGGCCAGCAGCTCGATCCCGGTGAACCGCATCCTCCAGTACCGCGCCCTCGACAGGGAGCTGCCGGCGGAGGTGGTGGTGGACGACGGGGGCCGCATGACCCGGGATCCCCACGCGGCCAAGTCGCTGCTGCCGCTGGGCGGCAGCGGCTACGGCTACAAGGGCGCGGCCCTGGCCGGCATGGTCGAGATCCTCTCCGCCGGCCTGAGCGGCATGTGCCTCAGCCACCAGATGGCGGAGATGTTCCAGCCGCCCTGGTCGGAGCCGCGCCGCCTCGGGCAGTTCTTCCTGGCCCTGAAGCCCTCGGCCTTCGTCGCCGAAGAGGTCTTCCAGGCGCAACTGCGCGACTACCTCGACAGCCTGCGCGGCCAGGCGGCCCTGCCCGGCGAGCGGGTCATGGCCGCGGGTGACCGAGAGTGGGCGGTAGAGCGGCACCGCAGCACCGAGGGCATCCCGCTGGACGCACACAACTGGCGCCTCTTCGGCGAGGAGGCGGCGGCCCGGGGCATAGCGCCCCTCTCGGCGCTTTAG